The proteins below are encoded in one region of Leishmania mexicana MHOM/GT/2001/U1103 complete genome, chromosome 5:
- a CDS encoding putative microtubule-associated protein: MSGAVATFTNPRLLERTGAERTEYEDAYQWRGLPEKPQDTQEDFDTANPPVDPAMYNTTTKDAYKKHDPDAYRRDMPADDGEGYEKVPVDPAMYNTTTKDAYKKHDPDAYRRDMPADDGEGCEKVPVDPAMYNTTTKDAYKKHDPDAYRRDMPADDGEGYEKVPVDPAMYNTTTKDAYKKHDPDAYRRDMPADDGEGYEKVPVDPAMYNTTTKDAYKKHDPDAYRRDMPADDGEGYEKVPVDPAMYNTTTKDAYKKHDPDAYRRDMPADDGEGYEKVPVDPAMYNTTTKDAYKKHDPDAYRRDMPADDGEGYEKVPVDPAMYNTTTKDAYKKHDPDAYRRDMPADDGEGYEKVPVDPAMYNTTTKDAYKKYDPDAYRRDMPADDGEGYEKVPVDPAMYNTTTKDAYKKYDPDAYRRDMLADDGEGYEKVPVDPAMYNTTTKDAYKKHDPDAYRRDMLADDGEGYEKVPVDPAMYNTTTKDAYKKHDPDAYRRDMPADDGEGYEKVPVDPAMYNTTTKDAYKKYDPDAYRRDMPADDGEGYEKVPVDPAMYNTTTKDAYKKHDPDAYRRDMPADDGEGYEKVPVDPAMYNTTTKDAYKKYDPDAYRRDMPADDGEGYEKVPVDPAMYNTTTKDAYKKHDPDAYRRDMPADDGEGYEKVPVDPAMYNTTTKDAYKKHDPDAYRRDMPADDGEGYEKVPVDPAMYNTTTKDAYKKHDPDAYRRDMPADDGEGYEKVPVDPAMYNTTTKDAYKKYDPDAYICTNDEGPAEDEVVPLSDRASSRREERR; the protein is encoded by the coding sequence ATGTCAGGAGCCGTCGCCACCTTCACAAACCCGCGACTACTGGAGCGCACTGGTGCTGAGCGCACCGAATATGAAGATGCCTACCAGTGGCGAGGGCTTCCAGAAAAGCCCCAAGACACCCAAGAAGACTTCGACACCGCCAACCCGCCCGTAGACCCCGCCATGTACAACACGACCACCAAGGACGCCTACAAGAAGCACGACCCCGACGCGTACAGGCGCGACATGCcggcggacgacggtgagggctACGAGAAGGTGCCCGTGGACCCCGCCATGTACAACACGACCACCAAGGACGCCTACAAGAAGCACGACCCCGACGCGTACAGGCGCGACATGCcggcggacgacggtgagggctGCGAGAAGGTGCCCGTGGACCCCGCCATGTACAACACGACCACCAAGGACGCCTACAAGAAGCACGACCCCGACGCGTACAGGCGCGACATGCcggcggacgacggtgagggctACGAGAAGGTGCCCGTGGACCCCGCCATGTACAACACGACCACCAAGGACGCCTACAAGAAGCACGACCCCGACGCGTACAGGCGCGACATGCcggcggacgacggtgagggctACGAGAAGGTGCCCGTGGACCCCGCCATGTACAACACGACCACCAAGGACGCCTACAAGAAGCACGACCCCGACGCGTACAGGCGCGACATGCcggcggacgacggtgagggctACGAGAAGGTGCCCGTGGACCCCGCCATGTACAACACGACCACCAAGGACGCCTACAAGAAGCACGACCCCGACGCGTACAGGCGCGACATGCcggcggacgacggtgagggctACGAGAAGGTGCCCGTGGACCCCGCCATGTACAACACGACCACCAAGGACGCCTACAAGAAGCACGACCCCGACGCGTACAGGCGCGACATGCcggcggacgacggtgagggctACGAGAAGGTGCCCGTGGACCCCGCCATGTACAACACGACCACCAAGGACGCCTACAAGAAGCACGACCCCGACGCGTACAGGCGCGACATGCcggcggacgacggtgagggctACGAGAAGGTGCCCGTGGACCCCGCCATGTACAACACGACCACCAAGGACGCCTACAAGAAGTACGACCCCGACGCGTACAGGCGCGACATGCcggcggacgacggtgagggctACGAGAAGGTGCCCGTGGACCCCGCCATGTACAACACGACCACCAAGGACGCCTACAAGAAGTACGACCCCGACGCGTACAGGCGCGACATGCTggcggacgacggtgagggctACGAGAAGGTGCCCGTAGACCCCGCCATGTACAACACGACCACCAAGGACGCCTACAAGAAGCACGACCCCGACGCGTACAGGCGCGACATGCTggcggacgacggtgagggctACGAGAAGGTGCCCGTGGACCCCGCCATGTACAACACGACCACCAAGGACGCCTACAAGAAGCACGACCCCGACGCGTACAGGCGCGACATGCcggcggacgacggtgagggctACGAGAAGGTGCCCGTGGACCCCGCCATGTACAACACGACCACCAAGGACGCCTACAAGAAGTACGACCCCGACGCGTACAGGCGCGACATGCcggcggacgacggtgagggctACGAGAAGGTGCCCGTGGACCCCGCCATGTACAACACGACCACCAAGGACGCCTACAAGAAGCACGACCCCGACGCGTACAGGCGCGACATGCcggcggacgacggtgagggctACGAGAAGGTGCCCGTGGACCCCGCCATGTACAACACGACCACCAAGGACGCCTACAAGAAGTACGACCCCGACGCGTACAGGCGCGACATGCcggcggacgacggtgagggctACGAGAAGGTGCCCGTGGACCCCGCCATGTACAACACGACCACCAAGGACGCCTACAAGAAGCACGACCCCGACGCGTACAGGCGCGACATGCcggcggacgacggtgagggctACGAGAAGGTGCCCGTGGACCCCGCCATGTACAACACGACCACCAAGGACGCCTACAAGAAGCACGACCCCGACGCGTACAGGCGCGACATGCcggcggacgacggtgagggctACGAGAAGGTGCCCGTGGACCCCGCCATGTACAACACGACCACCAAGGACGCCTACAAGAAGCACGACCCCGACGCGTACAGGCGCGACATGCcggcggacgacggtgagggctACGAGAAGGTGCCCGTGGACCCCGCCATGTACAACACGACCACCAAGGACGCCTACAAGAAGTACGACCCCGACGCGTACATTTGTACTAACGATGAGGGGCCTGCTGAAGACGAGGTAGTACCGCTGTCCGACAGGGCTTCCTCTAGACGGGAGGAGAGGCG